AAGAGCAGCCACGCCTTTGTCACGTTTAGCTAAGCCGATACCTAAACCAATACACAATAATAAGGCTAAATTGGCAAACACAACGCTACCAGCTGCAGACATAATCTGAAACAGACCTTGCAGTGCCTCATTATTTAAAATTGGATAGGCTTGCACCGTTGCTTTATTGGAAAGCGCCCCTCCGATCCCGAGTAAAAGACCTGCAGCAGGCAAAATAGCAATCGGCAACATGAATGCTTTACCGACTTGTTGAAGTTGTTTAAACATAGAACCTCCAGTGATTACTTTTTCGAAATGTAACGTATTTGAGAAGAAAAATCTGTGAAACTGCTCACAGTTTCAATCTAACACCTTGCTTTGATGAGTTTTAGCTTATGTTGGCGTGCGGTGGATTTCCTTTTATAATGCAATCAAACTGATATGTTTATTCATTATTTTTATGACAACTTTTATTGCCTACGCCAATATTCAACAACCTTTTCCTTTTGATGAAATTCCTAGGGAATTAGTCTCTGAGAATTTGCATACGGAACCAAAGGGAAATTCTCGGATAACGCAACGTCATCAATGCCGTCGATTGGCGCATTTTTTACTTTGGCAGTTGCTAAAAATAGCGGAAAAATCAACCGCACTTTTAGGGCAAATTTATCGTACACAAAGTGACAGACCACAATTTCCCGTCGAGAATATTGATTTTAATATTAGTCACTCTGGTGATTGGGTTGCTGTATTGCTGCATATTAATGAATCAGAAAAAAGTGCGGTCGGGATTGATATTGAATTTTCAAAAAAAAGGAATTTTTCTGCGCTCATGGCGCATTTTGCGCCACAAGCAGAACAAGAATGGTTTGCTAAACAGCCTGATGCAGACCTGGCCTTTTATCGTTGTTGGTGTTTGCGTGAAGCTGTATTGAAATCACAAGGCGTAGGAATAGTGAAGTTATCAAGTGTGACGCATTTGCCAGAACAACTGCAGATCTTTTCAGATTATTGTCCGAAAGGTAAGTTGATTTTTACGGATGAATTTCCTTTTTACTTTGCGGCATTTATAAATCAGTCAAAAATTCAACCGCACTTTTATCAGTGGGATGGAAAAAATTTACTCGAAAAAAATATAAAAAAATCCTTGATTTACCAAGTAAATGAATAAAAGAAAATCCTTGAAAATATTCAAGGATTTTTTATTTTATAAAACTTGATTCGCCACTTGTATTTTCATAGACTAACCCCATTTATTTCGATAAACTCATTAAAATTTTTAGACAAATGGAGAATGTAATGTCGCAAAACGGTCCAGATCAAGATCCTTGGGGTAAACCGGGACAGAGCAGCGGTCCAAAACAGTCAGATAATTCATCAGATAAGCAAAATGAAAATGGCTGGGGCTCGCGAGACAATAAAAATCAGGAGCAATCACCACCAGATATTGAAGAAGTATTCAATAATCTGTTGAAAAAATTAGGTGGGGGTAATAAAAAAGGCGGTTCAAATAATACTTCGCCGAATATACCTTCATTCAATTTAGGTAAAATTTTACCGATCGCCGCGGTGATCGGAGGAATTATTTGGGGTGCAAGCGGTTTTTACACCATCAAAGAAGCGGAACGTGGTGTGACGTTACGTTTTGGTGAGTTTCATTCTACCGTTCAACCAGGTTTGAACTGGAAACCAACTTTCATTGATAAAGTGGTTCCAGTGAATGTAGAACAAGTTCGCGAGCTTAAAACGCAAGGTGCAATGTTAACCAAAGATGAAAACATGGTTAAAGTGGAAATGACCGTACAATATCGTGTGCAAAATCCAGAAAAATACTTGTTTAGCGTGAGCAATGCAGATAATAGTCTTGGGCAAGCGACGGACAGTGCGCTTCGTTATGTGATCGGCCATATGACCATGAATGATATTCTGACAACGGGTCGAGCAGTGGTGCGTGAAAATACTTGGAAAGCGTTGAACGATATTATTAAACCTTATGACATGGGGCTTGAAGTTATTGACGTGAACTTCCAATCTGCGCGTCCACCAGAAGAAGTGAAAGATGCTTTCGATGATGCGATTAAAGCACAGGAAGACGAACAACGTTATATTCGTGAAGCCGAAGCTTATGCTCGTGAGAAAGAGCCAATCGCTCGCGGTGACGCACAGCGTATTATAGAAGAAGCTACTGCTTACAAAGATCGTGTTGTACTTGATGCGCAAGGGGAAGTGGAACGTTTAGAACGTCTTCTACCTGAATTTAAAGCTGCGCCTGATTTGTTAAAAGAGCGTCTTTATATTCAAACCATGGAAAAAGTCATGGCAAATACGCCGAAAGTCATGTTAGATGCAAATAATGGTAACAATTTAACCATATTACCATTAGAACAATTAATGGGTAAAAAAGCGGCTCAACCGACTACTACAACGCCTGAAAGTGCGGTCAGTTCTACACCTGTTTCAACACAGGAACGTCGTGTAGAAACGCAAACGGCTCAACCAGTTCAATCAAATGAAGGCATTCGCCAAGGGAGATTTAACTAATGCGTAAATTTTTACTTCCGATTATTGTGGTGATTGCTGCGGTGCTATATTCCAGCGTCGTGGTTGTAACTGAGGGCACTCGTGGCATCATGTTGCGTTTTAACAAAGTGCAACGTGATGCAGAAAACAAAGTGGTTGTGTATGAACCAGGTTTGCATTTCAAATTGCCTTTAATTGATAGCATTAAAGTGCTTGATGCGCGTATTCGTACCCTTGATGGTTCTGCTACTCGTTTTGTGACAGTCGAGAAAAAAGACTTGTTGGTGGATTCCTATGTGAAATGGAAAATCAGCGATTTCGGTCGTTTCTATACTGCAACGGGTGGTGGCGATTATAACCAAGCTGCAAGCTTATTAAGCCGTAAAGTGAATGACCGTCTGCGTTCAGAAATAGGTACTCGTACAATTAAAGATATCGTTTCAGGTACCCGTGGTGAATTAATGGCGGGGGCGAAAAAAGCGTTAAATTCAGGGCAGGATAGTACCTCTGAATTAGGGATTGAAGTCGTCGATGTTCGTGTAAAACAAATCAATTTACCGGATGAAGTTTCTTCTTCGATTTACCAACGTATGCGTGCAGAACGTGATGCCGTTGCGCGTGAACACCGTTCTCAAGGTAAAGAAAAGGCTGCCTTCATTCAAGCAGACGTGGATCGTAAAGTCACCTTGATCTTAGCGAATGCAAACAAAACTGCACAAGAATTACGTGGTAATGGTGATGCGGCAGCAGCGAAATTGTATTCTCAAGCTTTTGCTCAAGAACCACAGTTTTATAGCTTTATTCGTAGCTTAAAAGCCTATGAAAGCAGCTTCGAAGGTTCAGGTAATATGATGATCTTGAAACCAGACAGTGATTTCTTCCGCTTTATGCAAGCGCCAAAGAAATAAACGAGAGATAATAAAAAGTAAAGTGCGGTTAGAAATAACCGCATTTTTATTGCTGAATTTTAGGGACATCTCTATTTATAAGTTAAAAACACCTGTAATGCAATCAATCACATCCATAGCCAAATTAAATCAAATCCACATAAAATATAAGCCAATTTTTTGGCATAATCACCTTGCTTTTTAAGCTTTCTCTTTCTTTTTATATTTATATTTTATTGATCATTTGGAGGATTAGATGAAAAAACTGATTATTGGCGGAGCAGCCATTGCAGTATTGGGTTATTTGGGGGTTGTGGGGTATCTACATCAATTTGATAACAAGAATGCAGCCCAACTTTTAATGGAAAATCGCTATACGGGCGAACAAGAAAAAGTGGCAAAAGCGTTGTTTGATAACAGCTGCCAATATTGCCATAGTCCAAACACACCTCTTCCATTTTATTCAAAATTTCCGATTGTGGGTGACCAAATGCAATCGGATATTCAGAATGGGCTTAGAGCCTTCCGCTTAGATCGTTTAGTTGAAGGCTTAAAAGATCCGAGCAAATTATCCCAAGCTGATTTAGCAAAATTACAACGTGTACTAGAAAATAACGAAATGCCAATTGCTAAATTCAGACATCTCCACTGGGGAAGCAAACCAGATGAGCAAGAAAAAGTAGCGTTGCTTAACTGGATTAGTGAAGCACGTAAAATGTCTTTACCAAAAGAAACACCAAATGTTGATGCCGATCGTTTAGTTCAACCGATTCCAGACAGTATTGCGACTGATGAAGCAAAAGTCGCATTAGGCCATGATCTTTTCTTTGATGGTCGTTTATCAGGCGATGGTTCTATTCAATGTCATACTTGTCACCAATTAGACAAAGGTGGTGTGGATAGACTTGAAACTTCAACCGGGATTGAAGGTAAAAAAGGTCCAATTAACGCGCCAACCGTGTTCAATGCAGCATTTAACTTTGTGCAATTCTGGGATGGCCGTGCGGCAGATTTAGCTGATCAAGCAAAAGGTCCTCCAACAAATCCAGTAGAAATGGGCTCTCATTCTTGGGATGATATTGTTGCGCGTTTTGAAATGGATGAAGAATTCAAAAAAGCATTCTTAAAAGAATATCCACAAGTGACGAAAGAAACCTTAACTCACGCGATTGGTGAATATGAAAAAACATTAATTACGCCAAATAGTGATTTCGACCGTTATTTGAAAGGGGATAAAACAGCCTTGACTGAGCAACAAGTTCGCGGTTATGAGTTATTCAAACAACATAAATGCGATACTTGTCATACTGGTGTAGCAATGGGCGGACAATCTTATGAATACATGGGACTCTACGGCGATTACTTTAAAGATCGTGGTACGCCATTAACTGATGCAGATGAGGGTCGCTTTGCACAAACTAAAGATCCATTCGATATGCATCGCTTTAAAGTGCCAACTTTACGTAACATCGCACTTACCGCTCCATATTTCCATGATGCGTCAGCAAAAGAGCTAAAAGATGCTGTGAGCGCAATGTTGAAATACCAAAGCAACGTACAACAGCCTACTCAAAAAGATGTTGAAGATATTACCTCTTTCTTAGAAAGTTTAACAGGTGAATTTAAAGGTGAAAAATTAAAATAATCTTTTGAGTTATCAATAGAAACGACCGCAAGTGCGGTCGTTTTTTATAAGTGTTGTTTAGCAAAAAGAAGAAAATTCAATAATATGAGCTTATCTTATTTTAGACTCAGTATTATTCTTTGAATTGGTCATGAACTAAAACGTGATTCACCGTCTGACAATGTTTTACGGTGTAAATCAAACCATTCCTGACATAAAAACTTAATGCGGGTAAATCGCTTGATTCCAAAATTTGTACAGAATCAACCACTCTTGTTCTTTGACTTGATTGTAAAAACGTAACGCCTCGCCTTTGGTTAAAAATCGCTTGCCATTTACATAAACTTCCGCAAGCTATCTGTCATTTTTAGTGTCTTTACGACCTACCATTTATGCCAACTACGTTGTTTTTTCCTACAACAAGCTTGAATAATGCCGTCGTATTCGGGAAGAATGTTTTATAATCATCATTAATATCATTTATTAGTTTACGTATTCTGACTTCATTAATTCTAGAATTTTGTTCTATTAAATTTGTTACGTCATTTATTACTTTTAACAAGGAAGCTAAAAGATTATCAATTTCTAGTTTATATGATTTATCAAACATATATAGCGTTGATAAACTATGTGCTATATCCCAAAAAATTTTTAGTTGGATAGTGTGATATTATTTTATTTCATCGATTGATTTAAAACCTTTGGAAGGAAAGAAGACCGCGTGTGTATCAAAATCAATGATATTTCTCGCAACCTTGCTTTTTAAATCAGGTATTTTTTGTTTTTTCCAAGAGCTTATCCCGATGGCAGTAAAAAGCATAATAATTAATGTACTTAAAGAGCTAATCCAATCCGTGATTTTAACCCCTTTAAATTCACTAAATGAAAAAATAAACGCAACACAAGCCACTGCAAACGCAATCACAAATGGATAAACAACTAACCACAATAAAAAATCTATTATTGGATATTTAGAATCCTGACTTAAAAACTTCTTTATCATCTATTATTTAATTCATTATCAATTAGATAATTATTTATATTTTGTGCCCAAGGTTGCTTTAATGTTATTTTTTGATTAATAGGCGTAACTATCTTCTGCAAATTTGTTTAGAACGAGAATAATTATGTCAAATGACACAATATGGATATATGCCAATATTTACCAATTAAGGAGTTTAGACAATGAGTAATCAAAATGCAATTTGTATAAATGTATAGGTTTGTGAGCAGTTACAGTATGTTGCTTTATAAAGTATTTTTGTCTTTTACGTGATAGTTAATAAGAAAATTTAATTTCATTTTTAATGATTGGCGACATCGCTACTAAGATAAATGATTTATAAATGAAAGTGTGAAAAAACGAAATTTTACCTCGACTTTATCGCCACTTAAAAAATTGGTGGGTCGTGAAGGATTCGAACCTTCGACCAACGGATTAAAAGTCCGCTGCTCTACCGACTGAGCTAACGACCCAATTAGATGATTTTAAAGTAAATTTTAAAATCTTTAGATTGGTGTTTAAATGGTGCCCGAAGCCAGACTTGAACTGGCACGCCTCGAAAGGCGAGGGATTTTAAATCCCTTGTGTCTACCGATTCCACCACTCGGGCATTGAGTGATTAACTAACTACGTGGTTATGGAGGCGTGTCCCGGAGTCGAACCGAGCTACATGGATTTGCAATCCAGTGCATAACCGCTTTGCTAACACGCCGTTAGTTTGGAGCGGGAAACGAGGCTCGAACTCGCGACCCCGACCTTGGCAAGGTCGTGCTCTACCAACTGAGCTATTCCCGCATACGCTGTTAGTGCGGTGCATTTTACGGGAATTTGAAATTCTGTCAATCGAAGATCTAAAAAAAAAATTCAAATGTTGAAAAAATCTTCGTTTCGGTTGAAATTAAAGCAAAATTTGATACAAGAACATAATTTTCACTGAGTTTTCAATTTCTACTTTTATCATGATTGGGTTTGTGACAAAATTGGAACGTTTTGATCACAATCAAATATAAAGAAAAGTGCGGTCAAATTTTTGATATTTTAGAGGTAAATGATGACACAACAATATTCTATCGATACATTATTGGCACAAGCGGGAAATCGCAGTGATGAGCGCACTGGTGCGGTTTCTACGCCAATTTATCTTTCAACAGCTTATGGGCACCACGGGATTGGTGAAAGTACCGGCTTTGATTATACCCGCACGAAAAACCCAACACGTAGTGTTTTGGAAGATACCGTAGCCAAATTAGAAAATGGTGATCGAGGTTTTGCTTTTGCTTCTGGTATGGCGGCGATTCAAGTGCTGATGAATTTATTTAAAGGTCCTGATGAATGGATTGTGTCAAGTGATGTATATGGTGGGACTTATCGTTTATTGGATTTTGCCTATAAAAATAATAACAGCGTAAAACCCGTTTATGTGAATACCGCTTCTTTAGCTGAAATTGAATCCGCTATTACAGAGAATACAAAAGCAATTTTTATTGAAACTCCATCTAATCCATTAATGGAAGAGTGTGATGTAGCAGAAATTGCGAAATTAGCGAAAAAACACGATTTATTAATGATTGTGGATAATACCTTCTTAACTCCAGTGCTATCTCGTCCATTAGATTTAGGCGCAGATATTGTCATTCATAGCGGTACAAAATATATTGCGGGTCATAATGATAGCTTGGTGGGCTTGATTATTGCAAAAGGGCAAGAGCTTTGTGATCGTATCGCTTATATTCAAAATGGTGCAGGCGCAGTACTTTCGCCATTTGATTCTTGGTTAACCGTGCGTGGAATGAAAACCCTTTCATTACGAATGAAACGCCATCAAGATAATGCGAAGGAAATTGCAGAATTTTTACGTGAACAGCCACAAATTGATAGCGTATTATATCCAAATAAAGGCGGTATGCTTTCTTTCCGTTTGAAAGATGAAAATTGGGTGAATACTTTCTTAAAATCAATCAAATTGATTACCTTTGCTGAAAGTCTAGGGGGAACAGAAAGCTTTATTACCTATCCTGCAACCCAAACTCATATGGATATTCCAGAAGCAGAACGCGTCGCCCGTGGTATTACAAACACATTATTGCGTTTTTCTGTTGGTTTAGAAGATGTGGAAGACATCAAAGCCGATTTATTACAGGCCTTTGCACAACTTAAATAATTAGTTTTTATCAATCGGACTAATCTGTGCAATTCAATATGCCTTGTGCTATTATGCATAACATCGATTAACGCTAGGTGTTGATTTGTCAGCATCTTATTAAATAAGGAAACAAAAATGAGCGAAGTATTACATATTAATGATGCAGATTTTGAAACTGCGGTTGTGCAATCAGATATCCCAGTATTAGTGGATTTCTGGGCACCTTGGTGTGGTCCTTGCAAAATGATTGCGCCAATTTTAGATGAAATTGCACCTGAATTTGCAGGTAAAGCAAAAATCGTTAAAATCAATGTTGATGAAAACCAATTAGTTGCAGGTCAATTTGGTGTACGTAGTATCCCAACTTTACTACTTTTCAAAAATGGCCAACTTGTTGCAACACAAGTCGGTGCGTTACCAAAAAATCAATTAGCGGCGTTTATTAATCAACACCTATAATTGAGTTATTAAACACAAAGAGCGGTCAAAAATAGCGATGTTTTTGACCGCTCTTATTTTTTCTCTCGCCAATAAGTAGCAAAACGAGGTTTCCCAGAATTAGTTAATCCTCGATATTTGTAGGTAATCGTGCTACCAATAGGTGGTGGATTTTCGCGCTCACTCAGATTAAATCCTGAACCAATTTTGAATTTTCCACGATGATTTGCACAGGTGAGTGATCCGAGTATATTCTCAAATTGTCCTTTCCCTTTGTGATGTGCTATCACTGTGCACTCTTCATCATAAGTGCTTTTTAACTTTAAAATTTGTGTACTGCGTTTTCTTTCGTAAGGTGCATTAGGATTACGTAACACAACACCTTCACCTTTTTTCCTTTCAATTTCATGTAAATACTCGAATAAATGTGTTTTATCTCGTATCGGAATTTGCGGAATAATCTTGATATAAGGAGTAGGGTGATCTTTCAAATAATCTTCTAAGTTTTCGAGGCGTTCAAAGAGATTTCCTGAGGCATTCGGTACATCAAAAACATAAAGTGTTAATTTTGCCCAATTATCACCTTTAAAGGATTTTGTGATAGAAGCAATTTCTTCAAATTGATTACGTTCACTAAATATCTCACCATCAATAGCAAAAGGTGGAAATTGAGCGGTAAAATAGGTCGGTACGGGCAAGGGCAGTCCTTGACGACTTAATAATGTTTTGCCATCCCAATAACCTCGTACCCCATCTAATTTTTCTGACATTACCCAACCTTGAACATCTTGGTTTTCATAGGTACCTAATAGCATTAAATCATTATCATTCGCCCAAGTTATTTGACTGAATAACATACAAAGTAATAAATAAACTACTCGCATAA
This is a stretch of genomic DNA from Haemophilus parainfluenzae. It encodes these proteins:
- a CDS encoding 4'-phosphopantetheinyl transferase family protein, giving the protein MTTFIAYANIQQPFPFDEIPRELVSENLHTEPKGNSRITQRHQCRRLAHFLLWQLLKIAEKSTALLGQIYRTQSDRPQFPVENIDFNISHSGDWVAVLLHINESEKSAVGIDIEFSKKRNFSALMAHFAPQAEQEWFAKQPDADLAFYRCWCLREAVLKSQGVGIVKLSSVTHLPEQLQIFSDYCPKGKLIFTDEFPFYFAAFINQSKIQPHFYQWDGKNLLEKNIKKSLIYQVNE
- a CDS encoding DNA ligase; translation: MRVVYLLLCMLFSQITWANDNDLMLLGTYENQDVQGWVMSEKLDGVRGYWDGKTLLSRQGLPLPVPTYFTAQFPPFAIDGEIFSERNQFEEIASITKSFKGDNWAKLTLYVFDVPNASGNLFERLENLEDYLKDHPTPYIKIIPQIPIRDKTHLFEYLHEIERKKGEGVVLRNPNAPYERKRSTQILKLKSTYDEECTVIAHHKGKGQFENILGSLTCANHRGKFKIGSGFNLSERENPPPIGSTITYKYRGLTNSGKPRFATYWREKK
- the hflC gene encoding protease modulator HflC; this encodes MRKFLLPIIVVIAAVLYSSVVVVTEGTRGIMLRFNKVQRDAENKVVVYEPGLHFKLPLIDSIKVLDARIRTLDGSATRFVTVEKKDLLVDSYVKWKISDFGRFYTATGGGDYNQAASLLSRKVNDRLRSEIGTRTIKDIVSGTRGELMAGAKKALNSGQDSTSELGIEVVDVRVKQINLPDEVSSSIYQRMRAERDAVAREHRSQGKEKAAFIQADVDRKVTLILANANKTAQELRGNGDAAAAKLYSQAFAQEPQFYSFIRSLKAYESSFEGSGNMMILKPDSDFFRFMQAPKK
- a CDS encoding cytochrome-c peroxidase yields the protein MKKLIIGGAAIAVLGYLGVVGYLHQFDNKNAAQLLMENRYTGEQEKVAKALFDNSCQYCHSPNTPLPFYSKFPIVGDQMQSDIQNGLRAFRLDRLVEGLKDPSKLSQADLAKLQRVLENNEMPIAKFRHLHWGSKPDEQEKVALLNWISEARKMSLPKETPNVDADRLVQPIPDSIATDEAKVALGHDLFFDGRLSGDGSIQCHTCHQLDKGGVDRLETSTGIEGKKGPINAPTVFNAAFNFVQFWDGRAADLADQAKGPPTNPVEMGSHSWDDIVARFEMDEEFKKAFLKEYPQVTKETLTHAIGEYEKTLITPNSDFDRYLKGDKTALTEQQVRGYELFKQHKCDTCHTGVAMGGQSYEYMGLYGDYFKDRGTPLTDADEGRFAQTKDPFDMHRFKVPTLRNIALTAPYFHDASAKELKDAVSAMLKYQSNVQQPTQKDVEDITSFLESLTGEFKGEKLK
- the hflK gene encoding FtsH protease activity modulator HflK, whose product is MSQNGPDQDPWGKPGQSSGPKQSDNSSDKQNENGWGSRDNKNQEQSPPDIEEVFNNLLKKLGGGNKKGGSNNTSPNIPSFNLGKILPIAAVIGGIIWGASGFYTIKEAERGVTLRFGEFHSTVQPGLNWKPTFIDKVVPVNVEQVRELKTQGAMLTKDENMVKVEMTVQYRVQNPEKYLFSVSNADNSLGQATDSALRYVIGHMTMNDILTTGRAVVRENTWKALNDIIKPYDMGLEVIDVNFQSARPPEEVKDAFDDAIKAQEDEQRYIREAEAYAREKEPIARGDAQRIIEEATAYKDRVVLDAQGEVERLERLLPEFKAAPDLLKERLYIQTMEKVMANTPKVMLDANNGNNLTILPLEQLMGKKAAQPTTTTPESAVSSTPVSTQERRVETQTAQPVQSNEGIRQGRFN
- a CDS encoding methionine biosynthesis PLP-dependent protein translates to MTQQYSIDTLLAQAGNRSDERTGAVSTPIYLSTAYGHHGIGESTGFDYTRTKNPTRSVLEDTVAKLENGDRGFAFASGMAAIQVLMNLFKGPDEWIVSSDVYGGTYRLLDFAYKNNNSVKPVYVNTASLAEIESAITENTKAIFIETPSNPLMEECDVAEIAKLAKKHDLLMIVDNTFLTPVLSRPLDLGADIVIHSGTKYIAGHNDSLVGLIIAKGQELCDRIAYIQNGAGAVLSPFDSWLTVRGMKTLSLRMKRHQDNAKEIAEFLREQPQIDSVLYPNKGGMLSFRLKDENWVNTFLKSIKLITFAESLGGTESFITYPATQTHMDIPEAERVARGITNTLLRFSVGLEDVEDIKADLLQAFAQLK
- the trxA gene encoding thioredoxin; this translates as MSEVLHINDADFETAVVQSDIPVLVDFWAPWCGPCKMIAPILDEIAPEFAGKAKIVKINVDENQLVAGQFGVRSIPTLLLFKNGQLVATQVGALPKNQLAAFINQHL